A stretch of Coccidioides posadasii str. Silveira chromosome 2, complete sequence DNA encodes these proteins:
- the URA9 gene encoding Dihydroorotate dehydrogenase (quinone), mitochondrial (EggNog:ENOG410PFTF~COG:F~TransMembrane:1 (i75-92o)~BUSCO:6014at33183): MFSRPMRLNCRSVPRALSKFSRPHYPSYSARFNSSDAASTAKKEAESAAVGAATAITATSAAKKFAPRKRRLRRIMWMTAAVLGMGCGYVYLTDTRASAHRYLVPPLIRWMFPDAEDAHHVGVDMLKNLYRFGLHPRERGNPDGDGKLVTEVFGYSLCNPIGISGGLDKDAEIPCPLFNLGPAIVEVGGCTPLPQEGNPKVRVFRIPSQNALINRYGLNSKGADHMASVLDKRVREFAYANGYGSSEAGEQRVLDGEAGVPPGSLTHGKLLAVQIAKNKTTPDNDIEAIKRDYVYCVDRLAKYADILVVNVSSPNTPGLRDLQRVEPLTKLLQGVVEAAHKTNRRTKPYVMVKVSPDEDSEEQVNGICDAVWASGVDGVIVGNTTNRRPDPLPKGYQLSVQEQTTLQETGGFSGPHLFNRTVALVSRYRNILDRHPARGGQPGTASDGTVADEGAPIDIASPPARADLQPVKVLFASGGITNGKQAQAVLDAGASVAMLYTGLVYGGSGTITRMKQEMREIKEKKSE; the protein is encoded by the exons ATGTTTTCCAGGCCAATGCGGCTCAATTGCCGCTCTGTGCCGCGAGCACTCTCCAAGTTTTCCCGTCCGCACTATCCTTCGTATTCCGCACGGTTCAATTCCTCTGATGCAGCGTCTACGGCGAAGAAGGAGGCTGAAAGCGCTGCTGTGGGGGCGGCAACGGCCATCACAGCAACTAGCGCCGCCAAAAAATTTGCGCCGAGGAAGCGCCGGCTACGAAGAATAATGTGGATGACGGCGGCGGTGTTGGGGATGGGGTGCGGATATGTCTACTTGACAGATACGAGGGCGAGTGCACATCGGTATTTGGTGCCGCCACTGATTAGGTGGATGTTCCCGGATGCGGAAGATGCTCACCATGTGGGCGTGGACATGCTGAAGAACTTGTATCGGTTCGGCTTGCATCCGCGGGAGAGGGGAAATCCGGACGGTGATGGGAAGTTGGTTACTGAG GTTTTCGGGTATTCTCTCTGCAATCCAATTGGCATCTCCGGTGGTTTAGATAAAGATGCTGAAATTCCCTGCCCGCTGTTTAACCTCGGTCCTGCCATCGTGGAGGTGGGCGGATGTACGCCACTACCACAAGAAGGAAACCCTAAAGTCCGAGTATTCCGTATCCCCTCTCAGAATGCCTTAATCAACCGATACGGACTCAATTCTAAAGGAGCGGATCACATGGCGTCCGTGCTGGACAAACGAGTGCGCGAATTTGCCTACGCGAACGGATATGGATCATCCGAAGCTGGGGAACAAAGGGTGCTAGATGGAGAAGCTGGCGTGCCACCAGGCAGCCTTACGCATGGCAAACTGCTGGCGGTACAGATCGCGAAGAATAAAACGACACCAGACAATGACATCGAGGCGATCAAGAGAGATTACGTATACTGTGTGGATCGATTAGCCAAATACGCGGACATCCTCGTCGTCAACGTGTCGAGTCCAAACACACCTGGCTTGAGGGATTTACAGCGCGTTGAGCCCTTGACGAAGCTACTTCAAGGAGTTGTTGAAGCGGCGCATAAAACAAATCGACGTACAAAGCCATATGTGATGGTCAAGGTTAGCCCCGATGAGGACAGCGAAGAGCAGGTGAATGGCATCTGCGACGCAGTTTGGGCATCTGGTGTCGATGGTGTTATCGTCGGAAACACTACCAACCGCAGACCGGACCCGTTGCCAAAGGGCTACCAACTGTCCGTGCAGGAACAGACTACACTTCAAGAAACCGGAGGATTTTCGGGCCCTCACTTGTTTAATCGGACAGTAGCGCTTGTATCAAGATATCGAAACATTCTTGATAGACACCCTGCGCGAGGGGGTCAACCGGGAACCGCTAGTGATGGAACCGTGGCGGATGAGGGTGCTCCAATAGATATCGCTTCACCGCCAGCTAGAGCTGATCTTCAGCCGGTGAAGGTCCTGTTTGCATCCGGCGGTATTACGAATGGCAAACAGGCGCAGGCGGTCCTCGATGCGGGTGCTAGTGTTGCCATGCTCTACACAGGACTGGTTTACGGAGGAAGCGGGACGATCACACGAATGAAACAGGAGATGCGAGAAattaaagagaaaaagagcgaGTAA